From Pseudomonas sp. stari2, a single genomic window includes:
- a CDS encoding electron transfer flavoprotein subunit alpha/FixB family protein → MSDIIRRDPRAEWIARNRLHPLHAAMQPAQHSWMGPNGIIRKNLHGIGFIGPNGIKRIDRSGAQQGGSAKRSAAVGVQLPLHQVPAPAFYISVVPDMVGGRLSSHDRDLLGLAHQLAGSDGAVLAVVFGEHKENAFATAGVDRLLVLEGEEFNGYAPEQRIQGLRAVDNQFNPRHWLLPDSRSGGGELGRRFAAALGERPATRVWQVKDQQCIGRAGAGLQDLARSVARLILASAECAEPVSETRHEALPVELSTPVARSLSRIEDLGAVAVDPAAIPMAEAEFIFSGGNGVKDWELFHKTAAALGATEGASRVAVDDGFMTRDRQVGASGTWVTARVYVAVGISGAIQHLQGIGACDKVVAINLDPGCDMIKRADLSVIGESAEILQALIAAVEAYRNEAKRDAA, encoded by the coding sequence ATGAGCGACATTATCCGCCGTGACCCTCGCGCCGAATGGATCGCACGCAACCGACTGCACCCACTGCACGCGGCCATGCAACCGGCGCAACACAGTTGGATGGGGCCCAACGGGATCATCCGCAAGAACCTGCACGGCATCGGCTTTATCGGGCCGAACGGTATCAAGCGCATCGACCGCAGCGGTGCGCAACAGGGCGGCTCGGCCAAGCGCTCGGCCGCCGTTGGAGTGCAATTGCCGCTGCATCAGGTGCCGGCACCGGCGTTCTACATCAGCGTGGTGCCGGACATGGTCGGCGGCCGTTTGAGCAGCCACGACCGCGACCTGCTGGGCCTGGCTCATCAACTGGCCGGCAGCGACGGTGCGGTACTTGCCGTGGTATTCGGCGAGCACAAGGAAAACGCTTTCGCCACGGCCGGCGTTGACCGCTTGCTGGTGCTCGAAGGCGAAGAGTTCAACGGTTATGCACCGGAGCAACGCATCCAGGGCCTGCGGGCTGTGGATAACCAGTTCAACCCGCGTCACTGGCTGCTGCCGGACAGCCGCAGCGGTGGCGGCGAACTCGGTCGGCGCTTTGCCGCTGCACTGGGCGAGCGCCCGGCCACACGGGTGTGGCAGGTCAAGGATCAGCAATGCATCGGTCGCGCCGGTGCCGGGTTGCAGGATCTTGCCCGTTCGGTCGCACGGCTGATTCTGGCGTCCGCCGAATGTGCCGAACCGGTCAGCGAAACCCGTCACGAAGCGTTGCCGGTGGAGTTATCCACACCCGTGGCGCGCAGCCTGTCGCGGATCGAGGATCTGGGTGCCGTAGCGGTGGACCCGGCGGCGATTCCGATGGCCGAAGCCGAGTTCATCTTCTCCGGTGGCAACGGGGTCAAGGACTGGGAGCTTTTCCACAAGACCGCCGCCGCTCTCGGCGCCACCGAAGGCGCCTCGCGGGTGGCCGTGGACGACGGCTTTATGACCCGCGACCGCCAGGTCGGTGCGTCCGGCACCTGGGTCACGGCGCGGGTTTACGTGGCCGTGGGAATTTCCGGGGCGATCCAGCACCTGCAGGGCATCGGTGCGTGCGACAAGGTGGTGGCGATCAACCTCGATCCGGGCTGCGACATGATCAAGCGTGCCGACCTGTCGGTGATCGGCGAAAGCGCGGAAATTCTTCAGGCCTTGATCGCGGCGGTAGAGGCCTACCGCAACGAAGCCAAGCGCGATGCGGCTTAA
- a CDS encoding electron transfer flavoprotein subunit beta produces MSTKIISLVSIGAHPTSGRPRRAEQDARAVELGLQLAGDNLQVLHAGDIAEPALRAYLGMGLAQMHVLEQPAGADALPALTDYLRDAGAQVVLTGSQAETGEGSGMLPFLLAEGLGWPLVVGLAQVESISEGSALVLQALPRGQRRRLKVRLPFLATVDNAAPKPRQSAYGPARRGVLHAKDVEVVDDELLAVATLQPAKPRPKRLKVIKAKSGADRMKAATAKASGGGGQVLKGITAQAGAEAILKLLIEEGVVR; encoded by the coding sequence ATGAGCACAAAGATCATCAGTCTGGTTTCAATCGGTGCCCACCCGACCTCGGGCCGGCCGCGTCGTGCCGAACAGGATGCACGGGCGGTGGAACTCGGCTTGCAACTGGCTGGGGATAACCTGCAAGTGCTGCATGCCGGGGACATTGCGGAACCTGCGTTGCGCGCCTATCTGGGCATGGGGCTCGCGCAGATGCATGTGCTGGAACAACCGGCCGGTGCGGATGCTTTACCGGCATTGACCGACTATTTGCGTGATGCCGGCGCTCAGGTCGTATTGACCGGCAGCCAGGCAGAAACCGGTGAAGGTTCGGGGATGCTGCCGTTCCTGCTGGCCGAAGGGCTAGGCTGGCCGCTGGTGGTGGGGCTGGCGCAGGTCGAGTCGATCAGCGAAGGCTCGGCACTGGTGCTGCAAGCGTTGCCCCGTGGGCAGCGCCGCCGGCTGAAGGTGCGCCTGCCGTTTCTCGCGACTGTGGATAACGCGGCGCCCAAGCCACGGCAAAGTGCTTACGGCCCGGCGCGACGCGGCGTTCTTCACGCAAAAGATGTGGAAGTGGTGGATGACGAATTGCTTGCAGTGGCGACCCTGCAACCGGCCAAGCCACGGCCGAAGCGGTTGAAGGTGATCAAGGCCAAGAGCGGGGCTGACCGGATGAAGGCGGCTACGGCGAAGGCTAGTGGGGGTGGGGGGCAGGTGCTCAAGGGCATCACCGCGCAGGCTGGTGCTGAAGCCATTCTCAAGCTGCTGATCGAAGAAGGTGTTGTCCGCTGA
- the gbcB gene encoding glycine-betaine demethylase subunit GbcB, protein MSNSFLNPVTTQTWANGRHIVRCVKVIQETWDVRTFCFMADQPILFFFKPGQFVTLELEIEGQPIMRSYTISSSPSVPYSFSVTIKRVPGGKVSNWLHDTLHEGQELAVHGPVGLFNAIDFPSPKVLYLSGGVGITPVMSMARWFYDTNGNVDMTFIHSARSPKDIIYHRELEHMASRIDNFSLHLICEKHGLGEPWAGYRGYLNHKMLELMVPDFLEREVFCCGPTPYMTAVKRLLENAGYDMKRYHEESFGATPPEARADAVEQAEQAAEAPEIPAADLHLVEFTSSDKSIRVAPGETVHAAAAKVGLMIPKACGMGICGTCKVLKLGGEVEMDHNGGITEDDEAEGYILSCCSVPKGDVRIEF, encoded by the coding sequence ATGTCGAACAGCTTCCTGAATCCGGTCACCACCCAGACCTGGGCCAATGGCCGACACATCGTCCGTTGCGTCAAAGTCATCCAGGAAACCTGGGATGTGCGCACCTTCTGCTTCATGGCCGACCAGCCGATCCTGTTCTTCTTCAAGCCCGGGCAGTTCGTGACCCTGGAGCTGGAAATCGAAGGCCAGCCGATCATGCGTTCGTACACCATCTCCAGCTCGCCGTCGGTGCCGTACAGCTTTTCGGTGACCATCAAGCGCGTGCCGGGGGGCAAGGTGTCCAACTGGCTGCATGACACCCTGCATGAAGGTCAGGAGCTGGCGGTGCACGGCCCGGTCGGGCTGTTCAACGCCATCGACTTCCCGAGCCCGAAAGTGCTGTACCTCAGCGGCGGTGTCGGCATCACCCCGGTGATGTCCATGGCGCGCTGGTTCTACGACACCAACGGCAACGTCGACATGACGTTCATCCACAGCGCCCGCTCACCGAAGGACATCATTTACCACCGCGAGCTGGAACACATGGCGTCGCGGATCGACAACTTCAGTCTGCACCTGATCTGCGAGAAGCATGGGCTGGGCGAGCCGTGGGCCGGCTATCGTGGCTACCTCAACCACAAGATGCTGGAACTGATGGTGCCGGACTTCCTCGAGCGCGAAGTCTTCTGCTGCGGCCCGACGCCTTACATGACGGCGGTCAAGCGCCTGCTGGAAAACGCCGGCTACGACATGAAGCGCTACCACGAGGAATCCTTCGGCGCCACACCGCCGGAAGCCCGCGCCGATGCAGTGGAACAGGCCGAACAGGCCGCCGAAGCACCGGAAATCCCGGCGGCGGATCTGCACCTGGTGGAATTCACCTCTTCGGACAAGAGCATCCGCGTGGCTCCGGGCGAGACCGTGCATGCGGCGGCGGCGAAGGTCGGCCTGATGATCCCGAAAGCCTGCGGCATGGGGATCTGCGGGACATGCAAGGTGCTCAAACTCGGGGG
- the gbcA gene encoding glycine-betaine demethylase subunit GbcA, with product MDTAKISLGDPLEPARKATAQMLQERERTFSLPQPFYSDERLFDIDMQEIFQKEWLIAGMTCEIPAKGNYLTLQIGKNPIIVIRGAEGVVHAFHNVCRHRGSRLCTSDKGKVAKLVCHYHQWTYELDGRLLFAGTEMGADFDMNQYGLKPVNVKTAGGYIFISLAENPPAIDDFLSTLNHYMEPYDMENTKVAVQTTLMEKANWKLVLENNRECYHCNGSHPELLKTLLEWDDVTDPRADQAFKDHVAASAAAWEAEKIPYAHASFGLRNRIVRMPLLKGTVSMTMDGKQGCAKLMGRIKNPDLGSMRILHLPHSWNHCMGDHIIVFTVWPISAQETMVTTKWLVHKDAVEGVDYDVERMRKVWDATNDQDRRLAEENQRGINSTAYQPGPYSKTYEFGVVNFVDWYSERMLSNLGAEPAPYLKGVPVQG from the coding sequence ATGGACACCGCAAAAATCAGCCTGGGCGACCCGCTGGAACCCGCACGCAAGGCCACCGCACAAATGCTGCAGGAACGCGAGCGCACCTTCTCGCTGCCGCAACCGTTCTACAGCGACGAGCGCCTGTTCGATATCGACATGCAGGAGATCTTCCAGAAAGAGTGGTTGATCGCCGGCATGACCTGCGAGATCCCGGCCAAGGGCAACTACCTGACGCTGCAGATCGGCAAGAACCCGATCATCGTGATCCGCGGCGCCGAAGGCGTGGTACACGCATTCCACAACGTCTGCCGCCACCGTGGCTCGCGCCTGTGCACCAGCGACAAGGGCAAGGTCGCCAAGCTGGTCTGCCACTACCACCAGTGGACGTATGAGCTGGACGGTCGCCTGCTGTTCGCCGGCACCGAGATGGGCGCCGACTTCGACATGAACCAGTACGGCCTCAAACCGGTGAACGTGAAGACCGCCGGCGGCTACATCTTCATCAGCCTGGCCGAGAATCCGCCGGCCATCGATGACTTCCTGTCGACCCTGAACCACTACATGGAACCGTATGACATGGAAAACACCAAGGTGGCGGTGCAAACCACCTTGATGGAAAAGGCCAACTGGAAACTGGTGCTGGAAAACAACCGCGAGTGCTACCACTGCAACGGTTCGCACCCGGAATTGCTGAAAACCCTGCTGGAGTGGGACGACGTCACCGACCCGCGTGCCGACCAGGCGTTCAAGGACCACGTCGCCGCGTCTGCTGCCGCGTGGGAAGCCGAAAAGATCCCTTATGCCCACGCCAGTTTCGGCCTGCGTAACCGTATCGTGCGCATGCCGCTCCTCAAAGGCACCGTGTCGATGACCATGGACGGCAAACAGGGCTGCGCCAAACTGATGGGCCGGATCAAGAACCCGGACCTGGGCTCGATGCGCATCCTGCACCTGCCGCACTCGTGGAACCACTGCATGGGCGACCACATCATCGTGTTCACCGTGTGGCCGATCAGCGCCCAGGAAACCATGGTCACCACCAAGTGGCTGGTGCACAAGGATGCCGTGGAAGGCGTGGATTACGACGTCGAGCGCATGCGCAAAGTGTGGGACGCGACCAACGATCAGGACCGCCGCCTGGCCGAAGAAAACCAGCGCGGGATCAACTCCACCGCGTACCAGCCGGGGCCGTATTCCAAGACTTATGAGTTCGGCGTGGTCAATTTCGTCGACTGGTACAGCGAGCGCATGCTGAGCAACCTCGGTGCCGAGCCTGCGCCTTACCTCAAGGGTGTTCCGGTTCAGGGCTGA
- a CDS encoding metallophosphoesterase, with translation MSAVGHLKHEYDKVKVRLHGLLTRIEMAWMKLISELEPEEFQAIIKLLQRGHDQAQYVLKHGELPDDEPAVPWELSHGLSILRIGNATPLPQSPDQLQTKVLKDGTLFGCRKWELLDLLWSEALLKWIENLRHHATFGTDPALVTMEREVTLAIAGDWGTGPFNSHAPAVSVANQMQLANADFTIHLGDVYYAGTHSQEDTDMAGWPMGSHGSFTLNSNHEMYSGAHGYFKELAARFPGQQGTSYFALINDDWLIVGLDTAYASDVMNLYMDGTLNEPQIAWMKGLPKRKKLMVLSHHQGFDITGHNKTALYQPVCDALGREPDYWYWGHLHNGIVYAPQGGLHARCAGHGAIPYGTTSELNGHSRILFSETQDAKDPDYPLRVLNGYAKIRLVGEDIFEEFIGEDGSVRWKSK, from the coding sequence ATGTCAGCGGTCGGTCATCTGAAGCATGAATACGACAAGGTCAAAGTACGCTTGCACGGTTTGCTCACGCGCATCGAAATGGCCTGGATGAAGCTCATCAGTGAACTGGAGCCCGAGGAGTTCCAGGCCATCATCAAGCTGCTCCAGCGCGGTCACGATCAGGCGCAGTACGTGCTCAAGCACGGAGAGTTGCCGGATGACGAGCCGGCCGTGCCGTGGGAGTTGTCCCACGGCTTGTCGATCCTGCGCATCGGTAACGCGACGCCGTTGCCGCAATCGCCCGATCAACTGCAAACCAAAGTACTCAAGGACGGCACACTGTTCGGCTGCCGCAAGTGGGAACTGCTGGATCTGCTGTGGAGCGAGGCGCTGCTCAAGTGGATCGAAAACCTGCGCCATCACGCGACCTTCGGCACCGATCCGGCGCTGGTGACAATGGAGCGCGAAGTAACGTTGGCGATTGCCGGCGACTGGGGCACCGGGCCGTTCAACAGCCACGCGCCGGCGGTGTCGGTGGCCAACCAGATGCAACTGGCCAATGCCGATTTCACCATTCACCTGGGGGACGTTTATTACGCCGGTACCCATTCCCAGGAAGACACCGACATGGCGGGTTGGCCGATGGGCAGCCACGGCTCGTTCACCCTCAATTCCAACCACGAGATGTACAGCGGCGCCCACGGTTATTTCAAAGAACTGGCCGCGCGTTTTCCGGGGCAGCAGGGCACCAGCTACTTTGCCCTGATCAATGACGACTGGCTGATTGTCGGGCTGGACACGGCCTATGCTTCGGACGTGATGAACCTGTACATGGACGGCACGCTGAACGAACCGCAAATCGCCTGGATGAAGGGCTTACCCAAACGCAAGAAACTGATGGTGCTCAGCCACCATCAGGGCTTCGATATCACCGGACACAACAAGACCGCGCTGTATCAACCCGTATGCGATGCACTGGGGCGCGAGCCGGATTACTGGTATTGGGGGCATCTGCACAACGGCATCGTCTATGCGCCACAGGGTGGATTGCATGCGCGCTGTGCCGGGCACGGAGCGATTCCCTACGGCACCACCAGCGAACTGAACGGGCATTCACGGATATTGTTTTCCGAGACGCAGGATGCGAAGGATCCGGACTATCCGCTGCGGGTGTTGAACGGCTACGCGAAGATCAGGTTGGTGGGGGAAGATATTTTCGAAGAGTTTATCGGGGAGGATGGGTCTGTGAGGTGGAAATCGAAGTGA
- the dgcB gene encoding dimethylglycine demethylation protein DgcB, which yields MLNTLLPILLFAALALAVLGALRRVAMWRRGRASKVDLIGGLFAMPKRYMVDLHHVVARDKYIANTHVATAGGAVASIVLAILVHGFGLHNRILGYALLLMTAVMFVGAIFVYRRRLNPPSRLSKGPWMRLPKSLLAFSASFFLVTLPVAGILPENFGGWVLATILGLGVLWGVSELFFGMTWGGPMKHAFAGALHLAWHRRAERFGGGRSTGLKPLDLNDPTAPLGVEKPKDFTWNQLLGFDACVQCGKCEAACPAFAAGQPLNPKKLIQDMVVGLAGGTDAQFAGSPYPGKPVGEHSGNPHQPIVNGLVDAETLWSCTTCRACVEECPMMIEHVDAIVDMRRHLTLEKGATPNKGAEVLENLIATDNPGGFAPGGRMNWAADLNLNLLSEKKSTDVLFWVGDGAFDMRNQRTLRAFVKVLKAAKVDFAVLGLEERDSGDVARRLGDEATFQLLAKRNIQTLAKYSFNRIVTCDPHSFHVLKNEYGAFDGNYLVQHHSTYLAEIIQAGALNLGQHKGNSVTYHDPCYLGRYNGEYEAPREVLRALGIEVKEMQRSGFRSRCCGGGGGAPITDIPGKQRIPDMRMEDIRETGAELVAVGCPQCTAMLEGVVEPRPLIKDIAELVADALLEDAAPNKPATPAKREPAEAH from the coding sequence ATGTTGAACACCCTTCTTCCAATCCTGTTGTTCGCAGCCCTGGCCCTCGCGGTGCTGGGGGCGTTGCGGCGGGTGGCCATGTGGCGTCGGGGCCGGGCCTCGAAGGTCGACCTGATCGGCGGCCTGTTCGCCATGCCCAAGCGTTACATGGTCGATCTGCACCACGTGGTGGCGCGGGACAAATACATCGCCAACACCCACGTCGCCACGGCGGGCGGGGCGGTGGCGTCGATCGTGCTGGCGATTCTGGTCCACGGTTTCGGCCTGCATAACCGCATTCTTGGCTACGCGCTGCTGCTGATGACGGCGGTGATGTTCGTCGGGGCGATCTTCGTTTATCGGCGTCGCCTCAACCCGCCGTCGCGGCTGTCGAAAGGCCCGTGGATGCGCTTGCCGAAAAGCCTGCTGGCGTTCTCGGCCTCGTTCTTCCTGGTGACCTTGCCGGTGGCCGGGATCCTGCCGGAGAACTTCGGTGGCTGGGTGCTCGCAACGATTCTCGGACTTGGTGTGTTGTGGGGTGTGTCGGAACTGTTCTTCGGCATGACCTGGGGCGGTCCGATGAAACACGCCTTCGCCGGTGCCTTGCACCTGGCTTGGCACCGCCGCGCCGAACGCTTCGGCGGCGGCCGTTCCACCGGTTTGAAGCCGCTGGACTTGAATGATCCGACCGCGCCGCTGGGTGTGGAAAAGCCCAAGGATTTCACCTGGAACCAGCTGCTCGGTTTCGACGCCTGCGTGCAGTGCGGCAAGTGCGAAGCGGCGTGCCCGGCGTTCGCCGCCGGCCAGCCGCTGAACCCGAAAAAACTGATTCAGGACATGGTCGTCGGTCTTGCCGGCGGCACCGATGCCCAGTTCGCCGGCAGTCCTTATCCGGGCAAACCAGTGGGCGAACACAGCGGTAATCCGCATCAACCGATCGTCAACGGTCTGGTGGATGCCGAAACCTTGTGGTCGTGCACCACCTGCCGCGCCTGCGTCGAGGAATGCCCGATGATGATCGAGCACGTCGATGCCATCGTCGACATGCGTCGTCACCTGACTCTGGAAAAAGGCGCGACCCCGAACAAGGGCGCCGAAGTCCTGGAAAACCTGATTGCTACCGACAACCCTGGCGGTTTTGCCCCGGGCGGGAGGATGAACTGGGCGGCGGACCTGAACCTCAATCTGCTCAGCGAGAAGAAGTCCACCGACGTGCTGTTCTGGGTCGGCGACGGCGCCTTCGACATGCGCAATCAACGCACCTTGCGCGCCTTCGTCAAAGTGCTGAAAGCGGCCAAGGTCGACTTCGCGGTGCTCGGGCTGGAGGAACGTGATAGCGGCGACGTGGCCCGACGTCTTGGCGACGAAGCAACGTTCCAGTTGCTCGCCAAACGCAATATCCAGACTCTGGCCAAATACAGCTTCAACCGCATCGTCACCTGCGATCCACACAGCTTCCACGTGCTGAAAAACGAGTACGGCGCGTTCGACGGCAACTACCTCGTGCAGCACCACAGCACTTATCTGGCGGAAATCATCCAGGCCGGCGCGCTGAACCTCGGTCAGCACAAAGGCAACAGCGTGACCTATCACGATCCGTGCTACCTCGGTCGTTACAACGGCGAGTACGAGGCGCCACGCGAAGTGCTGCGCGCCCTCGGCATCGAGGTGAAAGAGATGCAACGTTCCGGCTTCCGTTCGCGTTGCTGCGGCGGCGGTGGCGGGGCGCCGATCACCGACATTCCGGGCAAACAGCGGATCCCCGACATGCGCATGGAAGACATCCGCGAGACCGGCGCCGAACTGGTGGCCGTGGGTTGTCCACAGTGCACGGCGATGCTTGAAGGCGTGGTCGAACCGCGTCCGCTGATCAAGGACATCGCCGAACTGGTGGCCGATGCGCTGCTTGAAGACGCTGCGCCGAACAAGCCTGCCACCCCGGCCAAACGTGAACCTGCGGAGGCCCACTGA
- a CDS encoding alpha/beta fold hydrolase: MTRIATPISDIKEHYDVIVIGSGYGGGIAASRLSRAGKRVCLLERGREIQPGEYPNTMIAATEELQVHDPDGHIGSRTGLFDLHVNAQQNVVVGCGLGGTSLINANVSLEPTADVFKDPRWPLAVREDQDGLLKAGYEKAREMLKPNPYPNSAPNLPKLDANKKSADFLKQGANFYKPPINVTFDKLPNNLNHVGVEQLPCNHCGDCVSGCNNKAKNTTLMNYLPDATNHGAEIFCQAQVRYLERDGSGWIVHFQYLDSGREKFDAPTLFVKADIVVVSAGTLGSTEILLRSRDKGLAMSGQLGENMSGNGDILGFGHNCEQTINGIGFGTHSAKEMKPVGPCITSIIDMRNEGDRSSRMVIEEGSIPGALGRPMVPAMAGFAEMIGVPTDDSFSGKVKYKEREAESFLRGPYYGALHNMQTYLIMSHDSGQGRMVLDNKDQLRIDWPGVGEQENFKIGNERLYQSTKALGGIWVENPIWTKLLKHSIVSVHPLGGCVMGEDAAQGVVNHKGQVFSGASGSDVYANLYVTDGAVIPTSLAVNPLLTISAVSERNMCLLAADRGWKIDYTLPSAPRKQPVPPTLGVQFTETMKGYFSRAFTAAQSTDLKVYEAAAKRGEADNSPIDFTLTITANDLNRMIKEPEHAATIVGTVIAPALSPQPLTASNGVFNLFEQFEQQVDTRHMKYDMKLTVEDGNDYFFSAFKTVPEDNGVLNIWHDTSTLYVTLYRGPDKSGEVIGSGVMHIKPTDFAKQMTTMKVLNARNERERIEGLARFGKFFAGILWESYGGVFAGDKYFNPDAPPRLKRPLDAPTPDVHFFPTEDGVQLRLTRYQAGSKGPVMLVHGLGVGSNIFSTDTIQTNLLEFLCKHDYDVWLLDFRVSILLPASKKEWNGDQIAQYDFKAAIAQIQQQTGAKDVQCVVHCYGATTFFMSLLAGLQGVRSVVCSQIAADTVVATATGLKAGLHLPGMLDAIGIKSMTAYADSKENWFNRLYDKALNGYARIEAQGYCTNPVCHRITFMYASLYRHDTLNETLHDNLHELFGESNIETFEHLALIVRKGHLVDFKGNDVYMPHFDRLTMPICFISGAENQCYLPESTLKTYQRVCEKHGPERYSRHVVPGYGHIDCMFGKNAVVDVYPIILEHLEKTALG; the protein is encoded by the coding sequence ATGACACGGATCGCAACGCCCATCAGCGATATCAAGGAACACTACGACGTGATTGTCATCGGCTCCGGGTACGGCGGCGGCATTGCCGCGTCGCGCCTGTCCCGGGCCGGGAAACGGGTGTGCCTGCTGGAGCGGGGCCGGGAAATCCAGCCCGGCGAATACCCCAACACCATGATCGCCGCGACCGAAGAGCTGCAGGTGCACGACCCGGACGGCCACATCGGCTCGCGCACCGGGCTGTTCGATCTGCACGTCAACGCGCAGCAGAACGTGGTGGTCGGTTGTGGCCTCGGTGGCACGTCGTTGATCAATGCCAACGTCTCGCTGGAGCCGACAGCCGATGTGTTCAAGGATCCACGCTGGCCGTTGGCGGTGCGCGAGGACCAGGATGGCTTGCTCAAGGCCGGTTACGAAAAAGCCCGGGAGATGCTCAAACCCAACCCTTATCCGAACAGCGCACCGAACCTGCCCAAGCTCGATGCCAACAAAAAGTCCGCGGACTTCCTCAAGCAAGGCGCGAACTTTTACAAGCCGCCGATCAACGTAACCTTCGACAAGTTGCCGAACAACCTCAACCATGTCGGCGTCGAGCAACTGCCGTGCAACCACTGCGGCGACTGCGTTTCAGGCTGTAACAACAAGGCCAAGAACACCACACTGATGAACTATTTGCCGGACGCCACCAATCACGGCGCGGAGATTTTCTGCCAGGCCCAGGTTCGGTATCTGGAGCGTGATGGCAGCGGCTGGATCGTGCACTTCCAGTACCTCGACAGTGGACGCGAGAAATTCGACGCGCCGACCCTGTTCGTGAAGGCCGACATCGTCGTGGTCTCCGCCGGCACCCTCGGTTCCACCGAAATCCTCCTGCGTTCCCGGGACAAGGGCCTGGCGATGTCCGGCCAGCTCGGCGAGAACATGAGCGGCAACGGCGACATCCTCGGCTTCGGCCACAACTGCGAACAGACCATCAACGGCATCGGCTTCGGCACGCACTCGGCCAAGGAGATGAAACCGGTCGGCCCGTGCATCACGTCGATCATCGATATGCGCAACGAGGGTGATCGCAGCAGTCGCATGGTCATCGAGGAGGGCTCGATTCCCGGCGCCCTCGGGCGACCGATGGTGCCGGCGATGGCCGGGTTCGCCGAGATGATCGGGGTGCCCACCGACGACAGCTTCAGCGGTAAGGTGAAGTACAAGGAACGCGAAGCCGAAAGCTTCCTGCGCGGCCCGTACTACGGCGCGCTGCACAACATGCAGACCTACCTGATCATGAGCCACGACAGCGGCCAGGGCCGCATGGTCCTCGACAACAAGGATCAATTGCGCATCGACTGGCCGGGTGTTGGCGAGCAGGAAAACTTCAAGATCGGCAATGAACGGCTGTACCAGAGCACCAAGGCACTGGGCGGGATCTGGGTCGAGAATCCGATCTGGACCAAGTTGCTCAAGCACAGCATCGTCTCGGTGCATCCACTGGGCGGTTGCGTGATGGGTGAAGACGCCGCGCAGGGTGTGGTCAACCACAAGGGCCAGGTGTTCAGCGGCGCCAGTGGCAGCGATGTCTACGCCAACCTTTACGTGACCGACGGTGCGGTAATTCCGACGTCACTGGCGGTCAACCCGCTGCTGACCATCTCCGCCGTCAGCGAGCGCAACATGTGCCTGCTAGCCGCCGACCGGGGCTGGAAGATCGATTACACACTGCCTTCGGCGCCGCGCAAACAACCGGTGCCACCGACCCTCGGCGTGCAGTTCACCGAGACCATGAAAGGCTACTTCTCCCGGGCCTTTACCGCTGCGCAGAGTACGGATCTGAAGGTTTACGAAGCGGCGGCCAAACGCGGCGAGGCGGACAATTCGCCGATCGACTTCACCCTGACCATCACCGCCAACGACCTCAACCGGATGATCAAGGAACCGGAACACGCCGCGACCATCGTCGGCACGGTGATCGCCCCGGCGCTGTCGCCGCAGCCGCTGACCGCCAGCAACGGCGTGTTCAACCTGTTCGAGCAATTCGAGCAGCAAGTCGACACACGCCACATGAAATACGACATGAAACTGACCGTCGAGGACGGCAACGACTATTTCTTCAGTGCCTTCAAAACCGTGCCGGAAGACAACGGTGTACTGAATATCTGGCACGACACCAGCACTCTTTACGTGACGCTGTATCGCGGGCCGGACAAGTCCGGCGAGGTGATCGGATCAGGCGTGATGCACATCAAGCCGACCGATTTCGCCAAACAGATGACCACCATGAAAGTCCTCAATGCGCGCAACGAGCGCGAGCGCATCGAAGGGCTGGCGCGGTTTGGCAAGTTCTTCGCCGGGATTCTCTGGGAGAGTTACGGCGGGGTGTTTGCCGGGGACAAGTACTTCAATCCCGACGCACCGCCACGCTTGAAACGGCCGCTGGATGCGCCGACGCCGGATGTGCATTTCTTCCCCACCGAAGATGGCGTTCAGTTGCGCCTGACCCGTTATCAGGCCGGTAGCAAAGGCCCGGTGATGCTGGTGCATGGTCTGGGCGTGGGCTCGAACATCTTTTCCACCGATACGATCCAGACCAACCTGCTCGAGTTTCTGTGCAAGCATGACTACGACGTGTGGCTGCTGGATTTCCGGGTGAGCATCCTGCTGCCGGCGAGCAAGAAGGAATGGAACGGCGACCAGATCGCCCAGTACGACTTCAAGGCCGCCATCGCGCAGATCCAACAGCAGACCGGCGCGAAGGACGTGCAGTGCGTGGTGCATTGCTACGGTGCAACCACGTTCTTCATGTCGTTGCTCGCCGGTTTGCAGGGCGTGCGTTCGGTGGTCTGCTCGCAGATCGCCGCCGACACGGTGGTCGCGACGGCGACGGGGCTGAAGGCCGGTCTGCACTTGCCGGGGATGCTCGACGCCATCGGTATCAAATCCATGACCGCCTACGCCGACAGCAAGGAGAACTGGTTCAACCGGCTGTACGACAAGGCTCTAAATGGCTACGCGCGGATCGAAGCCCAGGGTTATTGCACCAACCCGGTGTGCCACCGCATCACCTTCATGTACGCCTCGCTGTACCGTCACGACACCCTCAACGAGACGCTGCACGACAACCTGCACGAGCTGTTCGGCGAGTCGAACATCGAGACCTTCGAACACCTGGCGCTGATCGTGCGCAAAGGGCATCTGGTGGACTTCAAGGGCAACGATGTGTACATGCCGCACTTCGACCGATTGACCATGCCGATCTGCTTCATCAGCGGTGCGGAGAACCAGTGCTACCTGCCGGAAAGCACGCTCAAGACCTACCAGCGGGTTTGCGAGAAACATGGGCCGGAGCGCTATAGCCGGCATGTGGTGCCGGGTTACGGTCACATCGACTGCATGTTCGGCAAGAACGCGGTGGTCGATGTGTATCCGATCATCCTTGAACACCTGGAGAAGACGGCCCTCGGTTGA